One part of the Schistocerca piceifrons isolate TAMUIC-IGC-003096 chromosome 2, iqSchPice1.1, whole genome shotgun sequence genome encodes these proteins:
- the LOC124775128 gene encoding uncharacterized protein LOC124775128, with protein MMDAIDLARLRAARHDLRDNLVFDHIAAELLQEGVLDRDEYQRVNSAPCDAERVDRLLDLLPEKGSEAFRSFINALEHDYPWLVDALLKDPQATDGVRQETDLCLQDQNNTVNEDDKRNISERKFDSDNTKKSEKKNTENTKDDDRELTTEMMNVVRRNYRAAQGWTSLAHTLGLTKCINNIRMRVLVYGENSDVCVQYLLEEWVGLKPKEAKLNKLISALREEGFNDVADYLEANYL; from the exons ATGATGGATGCAATAGATTTGGCACGGCTTAGAGCAGCTCGACATGATTTGAGGGACAACTTGGTATTTGACCACATTGCTGCAGAGCTGCTGCAGGAAGGTGTCTTGGATCGAGATGAGTACCAGAGGGTTAATTCTGCACCTTGCGATGCTGAAAGGGTAGACCGGTTGCTGGATTTGTTGCCTGAAAAGGGAAGCGAAGCATTCAGAAGTTTCATTAATGCTCTCGAACACGATTATCCGTGGCTGGTTGATGCTCTGCTGAAAGATCCACAGGCAACTGATGGAGTTAGACAAGAAACAGATCTTTGCCTGCAGGACCAAAACAACACAGTTAATGaggatgacaaaagaaatatttctgaaagaaaattTGACTCAGATAATACTAAAAAGTCTGAGAAGAAAAACACTGAAAATACAAAAGATGATGACCGTG AGTTGACAACAGAAATGATGAATGTTGTCAGAAGAAACTATAGAGCAGCTCAAGGATGGACGAGTTTAGCACATACATTAGGTCTTACAAAATGCATTAATAATATTCGTATGCGTGTTCTTGTTTATGGAGAAAACAGTGATGTATGTGTCCAGTACCTTTTGGAAGAATGGGTAGGATTGAAGCCTAAGGAAGCAAAACTGAATAAATTGATATCTGCACTCAGGGAGGAAGGATTCAATGATGTTGCAG ATTATTTGGAAGCCAATTACTTATAG